In Hydrogenobacter sp., one genomic interval encodes:
- a CDS encoding NIL domain-containing protein yields the protein MNLVRLQLIYPEEKVKEPILCMVCKNFDVSVNIRTAKVTKDTGILTVELDGESEEIERAIKFIQDQGVLVQPLEGQIFSE from the coding sequence ATGAACTTAGTAAGGTTACAGCTTATATATCCTGAGGAAAAGGTAAAAGAGCCTATTCTTTGTATGGTGTGTAAGAACTTTGATGTTAGTGTAAACATAAGGACTGCAAAGGTCACTAAGGATACTGGTATTCTCACAGTTGAGCTGGATGGAGAATCTGAAGAGATAGAGCGTGCTATCAAGTTCATACAGGATCAGGGCGTTCTCGTGCAACCCTTAGAGGGGCAGATCTTTTCCGAATGA
- a CDS encoding hemerythrin family protein produces the protein MIMKKTDLPQVANSIMNALHEDEVEIINELYKACEENDMVKIDQMMELLLYDIEEHFSTEEELMREGDFFAYPMHKAEHDSMRKEVNALRDSWKKNKRAEEISDFIKNRLIPWLLLHIARWDSTTALHLGD, from the coding sequence ATGATAATGAAAAAAACTGACTTACCTCAAGTGGCAAACTCCATAATGAACGCCCTTCATGAAGATGAAGTAGAGATCATCAACGAGCTTTACAAGGCTTGTGAGGAAAATGACATGGTGAAGATTGATCAGATGATGGAACTTTTGCTTTATGACATTGAAGAGCATTTTTCAACGGAAGAGGAGCTTATGAGAGAAGGAGATTTTTTTGCATATCCGATGCATAAGGCTGAACACGATAGCATGAGAAAAGAAGTAAATGCTCTCAGAGACAGTTGGAAGAAAAACAAAAGAGCCGAAGAAATTTCGGATTTTATAAAGAATAGACTCATACCTTGGCTTTTGCTTCACATAGCACGATGGGATTCTACAACTGCTCTACATTTAGGAGATTGA
- the proB gene encoding glutamate 5-kinase, protein MRVLIKIGSNLIQTQDGDIDLSFLSKLAREIKTIKRDGGEVLLVSSGAVLCGAKKLGIKEKPKQLVLKQALAGVGQAYLMHVYDVVFSNYGLIPAQVLLTSDVFKEKAKFYNSKNSIEEMLKLGVVPVINENDTVAVSELVFGDNDFLAVHTAFMMDAELLVFLSTAGGLRDHEDKIVSYIEDVDKAFSFIKSISSEFGTGGMFSKLFATKLALSLGMHVIITGKEDSLLDIIHLKTSGTYFKPSPKPLKHRKKVIAMMEEPKGIIYIDEGAYRALKEGKSLLPAGIVKVEGMFGKGDTVSIYLQDGYLVGKGKVNFSSNELLRVLRKKGEEVKNILKTTKEEAVHRDNLVIF, encoded by the coding sequence ATGAGAGTCTTGATAAAGATAGGTTCTAACTTGATACAGACTCAGGATGGAGATATAGACCTTTCTTTCCTTTCAAAGCTTGCAAGAGAGATAAAGACCATCAAAAGGGATGGAGGCGAGGTACTTCTGGTTTCCTCAGGTGCTGTACTCTGCGGTGCTAAAAAGCTCGGTATAAAGGAAAAACCAAAACAGCTCGTTCTAAAGCAAGCACTTGCTGGAGTAGGCCAAGCATACCTTATGCATGTGTACGACGTAGTATTTTCCAATTACGGACTTATCCCCGCACAGGTACTTTTGACTTCTGACGTATTTAAAGAGAAGGCGAAGTTTTATAACAGCAAGAACTCTATTGAAGAGATGCTTAAACTCGGTGTGGTTCCCGTTATAAACGAGAATGATACCGTCGCAGTTTCTGAGCTTGTCTTTGGAGATAACGACTTTCTTGCTGTGCATACAGCTTTTATGATGGATGCGGAGCTTCTCGTGTTTTTATCTACAGCAGGAGGGCTTAGGGATCACGAAGACAAAATAGTGTCTTACATTGAGGATGTAGATAAAGCTTTTAGCTTCATAAAAAGCATAAGTTCCGAGTTTGGTACGGGAGGGATGTTTAGCAAGCTATTTGCGACGAAACTTGCCCTCAGTCTTGGAATGCATGTGATCATTACAGGCAAAGAGGATAGCCTTCTTGATATCATACATCTGAAAACTTCTGGCACATACTTCAAACCTTCTCCAAAACCCCTCAAGCACAGGAAGAAAGTAATAGCTATGATGGAAGAGCCAAAAGGTATCATTTATATAGATGAAGGCGCATACAGAGCTTTAAAAGAAGGTAAAAGTCTTTTGCCAGCTGGAATAGTGAAGGTGGAAGGTATGTTTGGAAAGGGTGACACTGTAAGCATATACTTACAAGATGGTTATTTAGTGGGAAAAGGCAAAGTCAATTTTTCCTCCAATGAGCTTCTTCGGGTGTTGAGAAAGAAAGGAGAAGAAGTCAAAAACATTCTGAAAACTACAAAAGAGGAAGCGGTACATAGAGACAATCTGGTGATTTTTTAA
- a CDS encoding CoA-binding protein — protein MKELHHPHKDDALEVLKRSKTVVVIGISPDPERPSYYVSERLLSRGLHKVYFVNPKYAGQEILGIKVLPSMLDIPEKIDIVNVFRNPAHIEPILEEAIKVGAGCVWLQPGCENLEVIEKYRDKVRIVWNACIGVEAGYL, from the coding sequence ATGAAAGAACTTCATCATCCCCATAAAGATGATGCTTTGGAAGTTTTGAAAAGATCAAAAACCGTTGTAGTGATAGGTATATCACCGGATCCCGAAAGACCATCCTACTACGTAAGCGAGAGGCTTCTGAGCAGAGGCCTTCACAAAGTCTACTTTGTAAATCCTAAGTACGCAGGTCAGGAAATACTGGGAATTAAGGTACTACCTTCTATGCTGGACATACCGGAAAAAATTGATATAGTAAATGTATTCAGGAATCCGGCTCATATAGAACCCATACTTGAGGAAGCGATTAAAGTAGGTGCAGGATGTGTATGGCTTCAACCTGGCTGTGAAAATTTGGAAGTTATAGAAAAATACAGAGATAAGGTGCGTATAGTGTGGAACGCCTGTATAGGCGTTGAGGCTGGATACCTTTAA
- the thiL gene encoding thiamine-phosphate kinase has translation MRISQIGEFGLIERLKNILSSPLIGDDTAPIQIDSKTFLLTTDSMIEDRHFKRFYPPQAIGWKVISINVSDVVSSGGTPLYALVSLALPDLEVSYVDALYSGIKTACEFYGCQVVGGNLAKSEKISIDVFMMGKAERFVSRAGARPGDKLYVSGTLGDAKAGLELLLFEKKHYEEFELKLIERHTRPTARIDYIKHISKYANACIDLSDGLSSDAWHISNMSRVRLSIKKDKIPISQELYLFCKKHGKDPTQYALSGGEDYQLLFTHPKDRYNPFLDMTIIGDVEEGTGVYLNGELMHPEGFDHFKL, from the coding sequence ATGAGGATATCACAGATAGGAGAATTTGGACTCATTGAGCGTTTGAAAAACATACTTTCTTCACCACTCATAGGTGACGATACCGCACCTATCCAGATAGACAGCAAAACTTTCCTTCTTACAACGGATAGCATGATCGAAGACAGGCATTTCAAGAGGTTTTATCCGCCACAAGCCATCGGCTGGAAGGTCATAAGTATCAACGTAAGCGATGTGGTTTCCAGCGGTGGCACACCGCTTTACGCTCTGGTCTCTCTTGCATTACCCGATTTGGAGGTATCATACGTGGACGCTCTCTATAGCGGTATAAAAACCGCGTGTGAGTTTTACGGTTGCCAGGTTGTGGGAGGAAATCTCGCCAAGTCTGAAAAAATAAGCATAGATGTGTTTATGATGGGTAAAGCAGAAAGATTTGTTTCAAGAGCAGGTGCCAGGCCCGGTGATAAGCTTTACGTTAGTGGTACACTTGGAGATGCCAAAGCAGGGCTTGAACTTTTACTTTTTGAAAAAAAACATTATGAGGAATTTGAGTTAAAACTCATAGAGAGGCACACAAGACCCACAGCGAGGATAGATTACATAAAGCATATAAGCAAGTATGCTAACGCTTGTATAGATTTGAGTGACGGACTTTCTTCAGATGCATGGCATATATCAAATATGAGCAGGGTAAGGCTCTCAATAAAAAAGGATAAGATACCCATCTCCCAAGAACTTTATCTCTTTTGTAAAAAGCATGGTAAAGATCCTACACAATACGCATTAAGCGGTGGAGAAGATTATCAGCTACTGTTTACACATCCAAAAGACAGATACAACCCATTCCTTGATATGACGATCATAGGAGATGTTGAGGAAGGAACGGGTGTTTATCTCAATGGAGAACTTATGCATCCTGAAGGCTTTGACCACTTCAAATTGTAA